CTACAGGAAGCAAAGAACAAATTCAGTCGTTTAGTGGAAAAAGCCCAAAAAAATGGACCACAAATCGTCACCAAACACGGTAAAGAGGCTGTAGTGGTGTTATCGGTTGATGAATACAAAAAAATGATAACTCCTAAGTGCGATTTGGTGGAGTTTATCCAAAAATCACCATTAAAGGATGCGAAAATAGACTTTTCAGAATTACGCAGTAAAGATTTGCCGAGGGATCTTGAAATATGAATTAC
This portion of the Deltaproteobacteria bacterium genome encodes:
- a CDS encoding type II toxin-antitoxin system Phd/YefM family antitoxin; translation: MENRVWQLQEAKNKFSRLVEKAQKNGPQIVTKHGKEAVVVLSVDEYKKMITPKCDLVEFIQKSPLKDAKIDFSELRSKDLPRDLEI